Genomic DNA from Myxococcales bacterium:
GTAGCGCTCGCCATCGGGAAAGACGCGGCGATCAACTTCGCCGGCATCCCATTGCGTTAGCGCGCACAGCTCGCGGCACAAGGGCTCATAAGCCGCGGTGCAAAACACCAGTGGGGCAGGGTTTAAACCGGACGGTGCCGATGGCGACATAGGCGATAGTTGCACCGTGGGCGTCGCTGGGGCAAGGCACGGCCTAGGCCAATAAAGGGCCGCGAGCGTGAAACCAACGCGTGGGCGCGGTGTCATACTGCTCAAGGTGTCCATGACAAAATCGCTAGCGGCCCGCGGGGTATCTTCCGTCGCCATCATTGTTGCCGGCTTGGTCGCCACCCTGGTCGCCGCCTGTCGCGCACCCGCCGTGCCTGAAAGGCAACCGGCTGCCGCCGTCGCAAGCACGCCGCCGGCAGCCCCACGACCCGAGGTGGCGCTGGGCCTTACGGCGACGTTTGAGTTGGCCTTGGCCGCGAAGGCGTCGACGTCGAGCGAAGGCGCGGTCGACGTCGCGACGCTGCCTCCAGGCGACGCGATCGCGCTGCTGGCAACGTTGCCGGCGTTGCCCAACGTTGCGCCAACCGCGCCAACGTTGCGCCGAGGCGCGCCGCCCCCTCCCAAAACCGGCGGCACGCTTGAGATTCCCTTGCTTGCGCGTTCGGCGGCGCTTGGTGCGAACGCACTACCTGCGGTTTTGCCGCCCATGCCGCTGCCTCCGCCTAAAATTTGGCCGCAGGGAGAAACGGAGGCTGTCGAGATGGTGCGTGTCGAATTTTCGCGCCCCGTCGTGCCGCTTGCTCAGCTGCGGGGCGCGCCGGCCGTTGCGGAACTCACGCCGCCGGTGGCAGGTGCGTGGCGTTGGCAAGACACGCAGACGCTGGTCTTTGAACCCAGCGGAAAACTTCCGCAAGCAACCTCGTACGAGGTGCGCGTACCCGCGGGGCTGGCGGCGGTCGACGGCGGCGTGTTGGCAAGCGACGCGACGGGCGCGTTTCGCACCCCTGCGGTGGCGCTCGACGCGGTCTGGCCGAGCGAGACCAAGGTGCTGCCGTCCAGCCCTATTGTGCTCGCATTTAATCAGGCGGTTGATCCCGCGCGCATGCTTGCGTCGCTGCGCGCGAGCCATAACGTCGAATTGCGTGTCGTGACGCTCGGCGAGGCCATGACGCATTGGCGTCGCAATCCGTCAATCGATCTCGATGAGTTGGCGTCGCAAGGGCTGGCCGATGATGACGCTCGCAACGTGTTGGTGGTGGCGCCCACCACGGCGTGGCCCGTTGGCAAGACCGTGACGATTGAGCTGGCGGCGGGCGCGGCGTCGGCCGAGGGGCCGCGCGTCGCGATGTCGGCCATGAAGAAAACGTTTCAAACTGCGCCGCGGTTTTTTGTGCAGGGGGTTGTGTGCGGCGACGAGCGTTATGAGACAGACGATGAAGACATGCCGCGGGCGCCGGGGCCCGGCGTGCCGTCGTGCCTGGCTGGTGATGGCGTCGCGTTGAGATTTTCCAATCCCTTGCGGCAGCCGGCGTGGGACGGAGCGCCACAGCCTGCGGCGTATCGGTTTGATCCACGGTGGATCCAAATTGCGACGCGCAGCGCCGCAGATGGTGACGAAGCGTGGCAGATGCCGCACGATGTCGACCTCTGGAGCAACGACGCATCGATCGATGTGACCTTGGCGCCAAGGGCGGACCATGCGATCGCGGTCTCGACCGACGTGCAAGATATCTTTGGGCAAACCTTGGCCGCGCCCGCGACAGCTACCTTCCGCGTCAAGTCGGCCCCCGTCGTTGTTGAGCCTGCGGTGAGCGCCAACACGGGGCTGTATCAGCTCGACCCCGGCTACATGCATCCCCACTGGGCGGTCACCGCCGAGCACGTCGCGAGCGTGAAAATTACGCTGTATCGCGTCGATCCGTCGATGTATGAGGCATATGAAACGTGGGCGGCGGAGCGCGCTCGCAAGGGCGGTAAGCCTGGCGCGGTGCCAGGGGTGCGCGTCAGCGAAAAAACTTATGCGGTGGGCGCAGGACGCGGGAAAACCGTGCGCGAAGACTTGCTGGGGGCATTGTCTAAGTCGCGCACCGGCCATGTCATCGCGATTGCCGAAGCTAAGCCGCTCCCGGGCAAGGCGGCGGTGCCGGCGCAAATCGCCTGGATCGCCGTCAGCAGGCTAACCATGGCGACGCGCATCGACGGCCAGAGGGCGAGCGTGTTCGTAAGCGACGCAATCGGGGGCGCCGCCGTGGGCGGGGCCGCCGTTGTGCTTAGCGCGGACGGCGAGCGGCAGCAGGCGCAAACCGATGGCGACGGCCAAGCGGTGGTGTCTCTGCTGGGCGGCAAGCGCAACACCAAGGCCATGCTGCGGGTGACCACGGCGACCGACGACATGTTTGTCTTGTTATGGAATCGATGGCAGCTTGCCGGCAAAGGCGCGGCCCTGCTGTGGCATGTCGAGGACGATCGCGGCATGTATCAACCAGGCGAGCGCATCGCGGTCAAAGGATTTGTCCGGAAATCGGACAATGGGCCCAATCCGCCGCTGCTGCTGCCAAAGGGTGCGATCGCCTATCAAGCCTATGATGCGCGCGGCACACGCTTCGCATCGGGCCAGGCGGCGCTCTCGCCGCGTGGCGGGTTTCACGCCACCATCGAGGTGCCCGAGACCGTGGCGCTTGGCTTTGGCCGCATCGAGTTCAAAGATGAAGGCGACACCGGCGCTACGCTGCGCCATCCCTTGCGCCTGATGGAGTTTGCGCGACCCGCATTCGAGGTCGACGTGACGGCCGACGTGCTCGGTGGTGGCGCGCCGGTGATTATGGGTGAGCAGCTGACGGCGGCCGTGCAGGCCAGGTACTACGGCGGCGGCGCGATGGTGGGCGCTGGCGTGCGTTGGCGGGCAGAGGTCGAGTTGGCGCCGTATACGCCACCGGGCTGGGATGACTTTGAATTTGGCGATCAATTGGACGCTATGCGCTTTGGCCGCGATCGCGTCGAGACGCTGAGTACGACCATTTCGGACCACGGCGGGAGTGAGGTGCAGCTTGCGCTTGGTGGCTGGAACTTGGCCACCCCGGCCGTCGTTACGCTGGAGGCAACCGTCACCGATGTCGACCGCACAAACGTGCGCGCCGCGGCCTCGCCGGTGCTAGTGCATCCAGCCTCGCGTTATGTTGGCATCAAGGCGGGACGGCTAGTGACGTCGCGGCAGGCAGGCCACACCTCGCGCGTGCCGGTAGCCTTGGTCGCCAGCGACATCGCGGGCAAGGCGTTGTCGGGCGTGCCAATTCACGCGGTTGTACGCGGCTATCTGCCGTCGGAGTTTGGTGACGCCGGGGCAAAGTCAATCGTCGAGCAGGCGTGCGACGTGGTGAGCGGGAGCGCGCCGGTTGCCTGCGATTTCGATATCCGAGATAGCCTGCGCTACGCCCTTACGGCCGAAATTGTCGACGAACGCCGGCGCCTGCACCGGACAACGACCGAGCTGGCGACGTGGCACGGCGAGGCGCGCAAAGAACCCGTGGCGGTAAGGCTTGATAAGGCGAGCTATCGCCCAGGCGAGACGGCGCAAATCGCGATCGACGTCGAGGCGTGGCCCGCGTCGGCGATCGTGACCTATGATCGCCAAGGCATTATCACCAGCCGGCGCGTCGAGCTGCGCGGGCCGACGACCGAGTTGGCGTTTGTGGTCGATGCGGGCTACGCGCCGAATGTGCATGTGATGGTTGACGTCGCCTTGGCGCGGGCGCGCCCGGGCGTGGCGCCGTTTATCGAGCAACTCCGCGCATCCGCGGAGCTGCAGGTAGACACCAGCGTCATGCGCTTGCACGTCGTACCAACCAGTGCACCGACCGTTCGGCCCGGGCAGGACGCAACCTTTGACGTCGCGATCACCGATGCGGCGGGAGGGCCGGTGGCCGGTGCCGAGGTCGCCCTGATGGTCGTCGATGAGGCGGTCTTGGCGCTATCGAACAAGATCTACGGCGATCCGCTGCCGCCGTTTTATCCCAACCGAGGGCAAGCGGCGTGGGGGATGTTTAGCGGCCATATGATGCGACGCGCGCTTTTATCGCAGCTCACGGCGGTGCCAGGCAGCGACGACTATGAGCTAGCGCACGGCAGCCGTTTGTGGGGCGCCGGCATGGGCACAGGTGGTGGCTCAGGCTCGGGCAGCGGCTATGGTGGCGGCATCGGCTTGCCGCGCCTGCGCGCCGATTTTACGGCCACCGCGGTGTTTGCGCCGAACCTCGTGACCGACAAACATGGCCGCGTTTCGTTCACCGGCAAGATGCCCGATAGCGTCACGCGCTATCGCATCGTCGCGATCGCGGCGGCTGGCGTGGGCCAATTTGGCAAGGGCGAAGCCGCCGTGGTGGCACAGCAGCCGTTACAGGCGCGCTTGGTGGCACCGAGCGTGCTCGCGGTGGGCGACACGTTTGGGCTGCCGGTCGTGGTGCAAAATCTCAGCGGCCGCAAGCAAGCGGTGAAGCTCGCGCTGCGTGCCAGCAATCTCGCCCTACCCGGCGATCTTGGCAAACGCGTGGTGCTGGCGCCGGGAGCACGTGCGGAAGTGCGGTTTGCGGCGCGCACCATGCACATAGGCGTGGCCACGGTTCAAGTGGTTGCGGTGGGTGAGGGCGTGCAGGACGCCATGCAAAGCACGTTGCAAGTGGTGGCGCCCGCCACCACACAAGCCGTCGCCGTGTACGGCGAACTCGATGCTGGCGTGGCGTGGCAGGCGCTGACCGTGCCAGACGCGATTCACGCCGACGTCGGTGGCTTTGAGCTATCGTTGGCATCGACGCAACTGCAGGCGCTCACCGACGCGTATCTCTATCTCGCGACGTACGCCTACGAATGCGGCGAGCAAATTTCGGCGCGCATGTTGGCAACGCACGCGCTAAATGACGTGTTGTCGGCCTTTGGTAGCGAGGGCGCGTTGGCACCGCAGGCCTTGGCGACGCAGGCGCTGCATGATGACAAGCGGCTGGCCGCCTTGCAGGCCAATGACGGTGGTTTTTCCTTTTGGCCTGGCGATGCCAGCGATGCCTTTGTCAGCGTGCAAGTGGCGCATGCCTTGGTGGCCACCGGGCGCAACGCGCACGCGCGCGCGGCGGCCATGGCGTATCTGAAAAAACTTACGATGGCGGCGCGCAGCGGCGTGGCTCGCGACAAGCGCACGACCGCGGGCACCGACACGTTGGCGTACGCCTTTTATGTGCGCCGCCTCGCGGGTGAAGCGATTGGCACAGAACTTGCGCGTTATCTGGCGGCGAACAAGCCGCAGACCGCAAGCGTCGCCACTCGCGCCTTGACGGTGCTGGCAATTGGCAATGACCCGACGTTGGCGGCGCAGCGCCGCGCACTCGTCGTAAGCCTCGGTAATAGCCTCAGCCAAACCGCCAGCGTGGCGCACGCGACCGAGCAGGCCACGCGCGGCGAGCATTTGTTTTTGCAGTCGTCGGCGCGCACAAATGCATTAGTACTGTTGGCGATGCTGTCGGTCGACAAAACCTCGCCCGCGCTGCCCAAGCTTGCGCGCGGCTTGCTCGCGGCCAAGTCGGCGGGACGTTGGCGCTCGACGCAGGAAAACCTGTGGGTGTTGCTCGCGCTGCGTGCCTACTTTGACGCATTTGAGGGCGCCGTACCCGCCTTCACCGCGCGCGGTTGGGTGGGCGATGGCCTCGCGGTGGAGCAGAAATTTGCCGGCCGACAATTAGAGACGCGGCGTGCCCTACTGCCGTGGACCGAGCTGGGCGCCGATGCCCGGCAGCTCGATATCGCCATCGCCAAGGAAGGCGCGGGTCGCCTCTACTATCGCCTCGGGATTAGGTACGCGCCGCAAAGCTCGGTCACCGCCGCGGCCGCCGCTGGCTTTGTCGTCGAGCGGACCTATGCGGCCATCGACGATGCCGCCGACGTGGTGCGCGCCGCCGACGGCACATGGCGCATCAAGCTCGGGGCGCGGGTCGCGGTGCACGTCATGACGCGTGCGACCGCCAGGCGCGACCAGGTGGCGGTGGTCGATCACCTCGCAGGCGGGCTGCAAGCCATCAACGGCGGCCTTGCCACCAGCGAACGCGGCGGCGTGGCACGGCCGGCGTGGGCCAACTACCAGGCCATCCGCATGGACCGCGTGGAAACCTTTGCGGGCAGCCTGACGGCAGGGCTGCACGGCGTTTCCTACACCGCGCGCGCAATGACGCCTGGACGGTTTACGGCCGCCCCCGCGCGCGCCGAAGAAATGTATGCCCCCGAGGTCTTCGGCCACTCAGCCAGCGACCTCGTCATCGTCGAGTAGGGCTAGTGGTCAGCGGCGCGCGACCACTGCGCTGTACTTCCACGGCGCACTAGCCTACCGGCAGGTGGCGCACGTTTCTTCCGCGAGCATAGATTGCAGGGCAGTGGTGTTGGCACCGAGCGCGGTGGATACCACAGCCGTCTCGCCACGCCCCGGAGGAGTGCTATCTGCGAGCAGGAAGACACGTGCGCCCACCTGCCGGTCCACCCACACTATCTGCGAGCAGGAAGACACGTGCGCCCACCTGCCGGTCCACCCACACTATCTGCGAGCAGAAAGACACGTGCGCTCACCCGCTATGCGCGCTAACGCTTCGGCAGCGTCTCGCGCAGCAAGTCTTCGTCTGATGGCAACACCTCGCGCATGATGCGCGGCATCGGCAACACGACCTGGTAAAACGCTAGGCGCCACTCGGCGAGGCCGGTGCGTTCAAAGCCCATGCTGATGCGAGCGGTGGCCCGCTCGTACTCGCCAATGCCATCGAGGGTGGCGCCAGTTCCTCCTGGGGACTGAGTCGCCGTAGCGTGGATCAAGCGGACAAAATCACCGAGGGCTTCCTTGTGCTCTTGTTCGACCGCGGCGAGTTCGACGGGGGTGATCGATTGGCGAAACAGCGGCGCACCCTCATCCCACACCAGCTGATACTTTTGTTCGTCCAGGAGCGCGAGCACGCGCTCGGCGGCGCGCATCACCTCGGGTGGAGCTTTCGAGCGCTCTTGTCGCCGCTTTTCCGTTGTCTCCAGCTTGGCGATGGCCGGGGGGAGCGAGACGCTCACCTCCAGCAGGCGCCATTGGTTGCCCGTGCGGTGAAAACTCATGGCCGCCTGGCAAATGCCTTTTTCAAACATGAGCCGCAGCCGGATATAGGTAGTTAACCCGCTGGGACCGCGATACATGTCGGTGCTGTCGATGCTGGCGATTTCGCGAAACTGGCCGACCGCATCGGTGAGCTCGCGCATGCGATCGGCAAACGTTTCGAACCGCACCAACTCTTGGAAGCGGGGGGACGAGTTGGCATAGAGCTGCTCATATTCTTGCGCGCGCAGCTGCAGCAAGTGCGTCTCCACTAGGGCCCTGAAATCTGGCCGGCGGTGCTCGCGCCATTGCAGGTAGACGATGGCAAAGATCCAAACAAAGACGAGAAAAAAGCCGACGATAGCACTGCGGATCAGCAGACGACCCGTTTTGGATTTTGGCAATTGCCCGAGCTCACCCAAGGTCTCGCCCAGATCGGCTGAGGCCGCCTGTTTCTCGGGTTTGGTCACCGCCGCATTATGCATGAACCATGCTTGATTGCAGCACCCAAGGGGCCGCGATCCGCTAGTATCGCGGCGTCATGCAAACGATCAAGCTAGGACGCACTGGGTATGAAGTGTCGCGCCTCGGGCTCGGCACGTGGGGCCTTGGCGGAGATAGCTGGCGCGGCCAGGATAGCCGCGATAGCCAGCGCGCGGTGTACCACGCCGTCGAACGCGGGGTGACGTTCATCGATACCGCGCTTGAGTACGGCGATGGCAATAGCGAGCGCTTGGTTGGCGAGGTGGTGCGCGATTTGCGTGCGCAAGACAGCGTGGTCGTTGCGACCAAGGTGCCACCCGCTGACGATCACTGGCCCGGGCGTGCGACGTCGCCCTTGGCGTCGGTATTTGCGCCGGCGTACGTAACCAAGCAGGTCGAGCAGTCGCTGCGCAATCTACGGCTAGAGACGCTGCCTATTGCGCAGCTTCACGTTTGGCACGACGCCTGGCTCGACGACCCCATATGGCCCGAATTGCGCGATGCGATGCAGCGCCTAACCAGGGCCGGGCATGTCCAGCATTGGGGCCTTTCGGTCAATGATCACGCGCCCGCCACCGCGCTGCGGGCCGCCGCGAGCGGCGATTTTTCCACGGTGCAGGTGATCTTCAACATCTTCGACCAAGCACCGCGCGAGGCCTTGCTTGCGGCGTGCCAGCCGGCCGACGTTGGCGTGATATTTCGCTGCCCGCTGGATGAGGGGGCGTTGGCTGGCCGGGTTGGCGTGGGATCTACCTTTCCGCCGCATGATTGGCGCAATCGCTATTTCGCGGCCGAGCGCTTACCCGAGCTGGCGCGGCGCATAGCGGCGCTCTGCGCGTATTGTCGTGATGTCGCGCCTGCCGCCCTCAGCGAAGAGACCGCGAAGGGCATCGCCATGACGCGAATGCCGCGCGATTACTACGAGGCCGCGGATCTTCCCGAACTCGCGTTAAGATTCGTCAACTCATTTGCCGGCTGCGTTATTCCCGGCATGCGGCAAAAAAAACACGTCGATCACAGCCTCGCCGCGGTGGCGCGCGGACCGCTTTCGAGCGCGCTAATTGACGAGCTCGCCGCGCACGCCTGGCAAAAAAACTGGTACTAACAGCTATCCATGATCCGTGTGAAAAACGTCAGTAAATACTATGGCGGTAAGCGGGCGCTGGGCCCGGTATCGTTCGAAATCGCCGATGCGGAGACCGTCGGTTTCCTCGGCCTCAACGGCGCCGGCAAGACCACGGTGCTGCGCATGTTGGCGTGCGACCTGTCGCCCTCCTCAGGCTCGATTGAAGTCGATGGCATCGATACCGTGGCCAATCCGCACGAGGTAAAGAAGCGCATCGGCTTTGTGCCCGAATCGCCGCCGCTGTATGGCGATATGACGGTGGTCGACTACCTGCGGTTTGCCGGCGAATTGCGCGCGATGAGCTCGGGCGCGTTGCGCAAACGCCTCGGTGAGGTCCTGGCGCTGACTCAGCTAACTAGCGTCGCGGGACAGGTGATTTCCACGCTTTCGCATGGCTACAAGCAACGCGTTGGCGTGGCCCAAGCCATCATTCACCAGCCCAAGCTGCTCATTCTCGATGAGCCGACGCGCGGCCTCGATCCGGTGCAGATCGTCGAAATGCGCAAGCTGGTCAACGACCTCAAGACGGCGCACACGGTGCTGGTGTCGTCACACATTCTCACCGAAATCAGCCAAACTTGTGACCGCCTGCTCGTGCTTGGCAAAGGCGACATCATCGGCAGCGGTACCGAGCAAGAACTCTCGGCGCACGGCGATATTCGTCAGGTGAGCCTTACGGTGCGCCACGACTCGGCAACTGTGGACGATTTGCGCGCGACGCTGCTTGCCATCGCCGGCGTCGATCGCATCGTCGATGCCTTTTCGCAGGCAGGCGGCGTTACCATTGAAGTGGCGACCAGCCGCGACGTCCGCGCGGAACTTGGACGCACGGTCATCGCAGCCGGCTGGGATTTGCTGCGCCTCGACTACGCGCGCAGCGAGCTTGAAGGCACGTTCTTACGGCTCGTAGGAGATAAACATGTCAGCAACTAGCATCATCTATAAGCGCGAATTAGGCGCGTACCTGCGCTCGCC
This window encodes:
- a CDS encoding aldo/keto reductase encodes the protein MQTIKLGRTGYEVSRLGLGTWGLGGDSWRGQDSRDSQRAVYHAVERGVTFIDTALEYGDGNSERLVGEVVRDLRAQDSVVVATKVPPADDHWPGRATSPLASVFAPAYVTKQVEQSLRNLRLETLPIAQLHVWHDAWLDDPIWPELRDAMQRLTRAGHVQHWGLSVNDHAPATALRAAASGDFSTVQVIFNIFDQAPREALLAACQPADVGVIFRCPLDEGALAGRVGVGSTFPPHDWRNRYFAAERLPELARRIAALCAYCRDVAPAALSEETAKGIAMTRMPRDYYEAADLPELALRFVNSFAGCVIPGMRQKKHVDHSLAAVARGPLSSALIDELAAHAWQKNWY
- a CDS encoding ABC transporter ATP-binding protein, with product MIRVKNVSKYYGGKRALGPVSFEIADAETVGFLGLNGAGKTTVLRMLACDLSPSSGSIEVDGIDTVANPHEVKKRIGFVPESPPLYGDMTVVDYLRFAGELRAMSSGALRKRLGEVLALTQLTSVAGQVISTLSHGYKQRVGVAQAIIHQPKLLILDEPTRGLDPVQIVEMRKLVNDLKTAHTVLVSSHILTEISQTCDRLLVLGKGDIIGSGTEQELSAHGDIRQVSLTVRHDSATVDDLRATLLAIAGVDRIVDAFSQAGGVTIEVATSRDVRAELGRTVIAAGWDLLRLDYARSELEGTFLRLVGDKHVSN